From one Micromonospora siamensis genomic stretch:
- a CDS encoding VanZ family protein, protein MAVRAGLAVLVVAGAAYAVRRPLLMSAPACLAGRWHGCGDTENGVLFLMFLGLPPAAVLVWALARHRRAADAPAAWRASLAEVGMVHGTAPMVWLTLMPGPGAGAVPGRVSLVPLRDLVTMGPLGIAGNLVILAALGFFAPMRFAALASLPRVLAFGAGCSALVETLQYVLRLDRVSSVDDVLVNAVGAALFGVASRRWWRTAAPVPTEQSHPAPARAD, encoded by the coding sequence GTGGCCGTGCGTGCCGGCCTGGCGGTCCTCGTCGTGGCCGGCGCCGCGTACGCCGTGCGGCGGCCGCTGCTGATGTCCGCCCCGGCCTGCCTGGCCGGGCGGTGGCACGGCTGCGGGGACACCGAGAACGGAGTGCTGTTCCTGATGTTTCTCGGGCTGCCGCCGGCCGCCGTGCTGGTGTGGGCCCTGGCCCGCCACCGGCGGGCCGCCGACGCCCCCGCGGCGTGGCGGGCGTCGCTGGCCGAGGTGGGCATGGTCCACGGGACGGCGCCGATGGTCTGGCTCACCCTGATGCCTGGCCCCGGGGCCGGGGCCGTTCCCGGCCGGGTGAGCCTGGTCCCGCTGCGGGACCTGGTCACCATGGGACCGCTCGGGATCGCCGGCAACCTGGTCATCTTAGCGGCGCTGGGCTTCTTCGCCCCGATGCGCTTCGCGGCGCTGGCGTCCCTGCCGCGCGTCCTGGCGTTCGGGGCGGGCTGCTCGGCCCTCGTGGAGACCCTGCAGTACGTGCTGCGGCTGGATCGGGTGTCGTCGGTCGACGACGTCCTGGTCAACGCCGTCGGCGCGGCGTTGTTCGGGGTGGCGTCACGCCGCTGGTGGCGCACCGCCGCGCCGGTGCCGACCGAGCAATCGCATCCCGCACCGGCGAGGGCAGACTGA
- the prcA gene encoding proteasome subunit alpha produces the protein MAMQFYASPEQIMRDRSELARKGIARGRSAVVLSYADGVLFVAENLSSALHKVSEIYDRIGFAAVGRYNEFENLRRAGVRMADLNGLSYDRRDVTGRALANAFAQTLGAIFTEQSKPFEVEICVAQVGSSPEDDELYRLTYDGSVNDEPGRMAMGGQADAITGVLKSQHRPEMSLGEAVKAAVAALGSVGGEGGASRTIAAHQLEVAVLDRRRVGRTFRRITGAALTALLEGDASADTAPAPGVAKTPAVPTEEAHKPTTSAGSADLEGQQEQPEA, from the coding sequence GTGGCCATGCAGTTCTACGCCTCGCCCGAGCAGATCATGCGCGACCGCTCCGAGCTGGCCCGCAAGGGCATCGCCCGGGGTCGGAGCGCGGTGGTCCTGAGCTACGCCGACGGGGTGCTCTTCGTCGCGGAGAACCTCTCCAGCGCCCTGCACAAGGTCAGTGAGATCTACGACCGGATCGGCTTCGCCGCAGTGGGGCGGTACAACGAGTTCGAGAACCTGCGTCGGGCCGGCGTGCGGATGGCCGACCTCAACGGCCTGAGCTACGACCGGCGCGACGTCACCGGTCGGGCGCTGGCGAACGCGTTCGCGCAGACCCTGGGCGCGATCTTCACCGAGCAGTCGAAGCCGTTCGAGGTGGAGATCTGCGTGGCGCAGGTGGGGTCTTCCCCGGAGGACGACGAGCTGTACCGGCTGACCTACGACGGTTCGGTGAACGACGAGCCGGGGCGGATGGCGATGGGCGGCCAGGCCGACGCGATCACCGGGGTGTTGAAGTCGCAGCACCGGCCGGAGATGTCGCTGGGTGAGGCGGTCAAGGCGGCGGTGGCCGCGCTGGGCAGCGTGGGCGGGGAGGGTGGCGCGTCCCGGACGATCGCCGCGCACCAGCTCGAGGTGGCGGTGCTGGACCGGCGCCGGGTGGGGCGGACGTTCCGGCGGATCACCGGCGCGGCGCTGACGGCACTGCTCGAAGGGGACGCCTCGGCGGACACCGCGCCCGCGCCGGGCGTGGCGAAGACGCCGGCCGTGCCGACCGAGGAGGCGCACAAGCCGACCACGTCGGCCGGCTCGGCGGACCTGGAGGGTCAGCAGGAGCAGCCGGAGGCTTAG
- a CDS encoding DUF3866 family protein → MVRWRSGTVTAVRRRWTGAVELDVALPDGATMRALAYPALVGDPEPGDRVLLNAGALLMGLGTGGYALVVALPDRLPPDPPQAGDTRDAGHLVKARYTPLQPILLGVDEEASPHRELLAAAEDVDGMPVVTADLHSALPAVLAGIHADAPDARVAYLLTDGGALPAWFSRTLAGLAGQLAGTVSVGQAFGGDLEASTLHSGLLAARHVLRADVAIVAQGPGNLGTGTRWGFSGVAVGEAVNAVAALGGRPVGSLRISDADPRPRHRGVSHHSLTAYGRVALTGADLVVPDGLDPALAAEVDAALTPLAGRHRIVRVPADGLDAALRASPVGLSTMGRGLDADHAYFLTAAAAGRHAARLLD, encoded by the coding sequence ATGGTGCGATGGCGGTCCGGCACGGTCACGGCGGTACGGCGGCGGTGGACCGGCGCGGTGGAACTCGACGTCGCCCTGCCCGACGGCGCCACCATGCGGGCCCTGGCCTACCCCGCGCTGGTCGGCGACCCCGAGCCCGGCGACCGGGTGCTGCTCAACGCCGGCGCCCTGCTGATGGGGCTCGGCACCGGCGGGTACGCCCTGGTGGTGGCCCTGCCCGACCGGCTGCCCCCGGACCCGCCGCAGGCAGGTGACACCCGCGACGCCGGCCACCTGGTCAAGGCCCGCTACACCCCGTTGCAGCCGATCCTGCTCGGCGTCGACGAGGAGGCCTCCCCGCACCGGGAGCTGCTCGCCGCCGCCGAGGACGTCGACGGGATGCCGGTGGTCACCGCCGACCTGCACTCCGCCCTGCCGGCAGTCCTCGCCGGCATCCACGCCGACGCGCCCGACGCCCGGGTGGCGTACCTGCTCACCGACGGTGGGGCACTGCCGGCCTGGTTCTCCCGTACGCTCGCCGGCCTCGCCGGCCAGCTCGCGGGCACGGTCAGCGTCGGCCAGGCCTTCGGTGGCGACCTGGAGGCCAGCACCCTGCACAGCGGCCTGCTCGCCGCCCGGCACGTGCTCCGCGCCGACGTGGCGATCGTCGCCCAGGGGCCCGGCAACCTGGGCACCGGCACCCGCTGGGGCTTCTCCGGGGTGGCCGTCGGCGAGGCCGTCAACGCCGTCGCCGCGCTGGGCGGACGGCCGGTCGGCTCGCTGCGGATCTCCGACGCCGACCCCCGACCCCGCCACCGTGGGGTGTCCCACCACAGCCTCACCGCATACGGCCGGGTCGCCCTGACCGGCGCCGACCTGGTGGTGCCCGACGGCCTCGACCCGGCGCTGGCCGCCGAGGTGGACGCGGCGCTGACCCCGCTGGCCGGCCGGCACCGGATCGTCCGGGTGCCCGCCGACGGCCTGGACGCCGCCCTGCGGGCCAGCCCGGTGGGGCTGTCGACGATGGGCCGCGGGCTCGACGCCGACCACGCCTACTTTCTGACGGCGGCCGCCGCCGGGCGGCACGCGGCCCGTCTGCTCGACTGA
- a CDS encoding response regulator transcription factor yields MRVLVVEDEPYLAEAVRDGLRLEAIAADVAGDGDAALEALGVNSYDLVVLDRDIPGPSGDEVARHIVASGSGIPILMLTAADRIDDKASGFESGADDYLTKPFELRELVLRLRALDRRRGHARPPVRELAGLRLDPFRREVFRDGRHVALTRKQFAVLEVLVDAGGGVVSAEDLLERAWDANADPFTNAVRITVSALRKRLGEPWVIATVPGVGYRIDTPAREGDSWTEPRA; encoded by the coding sequence ATGCGCGTACTGGTCGTGGAGGACGAGCCCTACCTGGCCGAAGCGGTCCGGGACGGCCTGCGGCTGGAGGCCATCGCCGCCGACGTCGCCGGCGACGGCGACGCCGCCCTGGAGGCGCTCGGCGTCAACTCCTACGACCTCGTGGTCCTCGACCGCGACATTCCCGGGCCCTCCGGGGACGAGGTCGCCCGGCACATCGTCGCCTCCGGCAGCGGCATCCCGATCCTCATGCTCACCGCCGCCGACCGGATCGACGACAAGGCCTCCGGGTTCGAGTCGGGGGCCGACGACTACCTCACCAAGCCGTTCGAGCTGCGCGAACTCGTCCTGCGGCTGCGGGCGCTGGACCGCCGGCGCGGACACGCCCGACCCCCGGTCCGCGAGCTCGCCGGCCTGCGACTGGACCCCTTCCGCCGGGAGGTCTTCCGCGACGGACGCCACGTCGCCCTCACCCGTAAGCAGTTCGCCGTGCTGGAGGTCCTCGTCGACGCCGGCGGCGGGGTGGTCAGCGCCGAGGACCTGCTGGAGCGGGCCTGGGACGCCAACGCCGACCCCTTCACCAACGCCGTGCGGATCACCGTCTCCGCGCTGCGCAAACGGCTCGGCGAACCCTGGGTCATCGCCACCGTGCCCGGCGTCGGCTACCGCATCGACACCCCGGCACGAGAGGGTGACTCATGGACAGAGCCCCGGGCCTGA
- the pafA gene encoding Pup--protein ligase produces MERRIFGLETEYGVTCTYRGQRRLSPDEVARYLFRRVVSWGRSSNVFLRNGARLYLDVGSHPEYATPECDSVTDLVAHDRAGERILEGLLVDAEKRLHDEGIAGEIYLFKNNTDSAGNSYGCHENYLVSRHGEFGRLADVLIPFLVTRQLICGAGKVLQTPRGAVYCLSQRAEHIWEGVSSATTRSRPIINTRDEPHADAERYRRLHVIVGDSNMNEVTTLLKVGSADIVLRMIEAGVVMRDLSLENPIRAIREVSHDITGRRKVRLTSGKEVSALEIQQEYLAKATEFVERRGGDQTAKRVVELWGRVLRAVETGDLDPVAREIDWVTKLKLIERYQRKHDLPLSHPRVAQMDLAYHDLRRGRGLYGLLERRGEVDRVATDPEIFEAKETPPQTTRARLRGEFIRHAQEKRRDFTVDWVHLKLNDQAQRTVLCKDPFRAYDERVERLIASM; encoded by the coding sequence ATGGAGCGGCGAATCTTCGGCCTCGAGACCGAGTACGGCGTCACCTGCACCTACCGCGGGCAGCGCCGACTTTCCCCCGACGAGGTCGCGCGGTACCTGTTCCGCCGGGTGGTGTCGTGGGGCCGGTCGAGCAACGTCTTCCTGCGCAACGGGGCCCGGCTTTACCTGGACGTCGGTTCGCACCCGGAGTACGCGACACCGGAGTGCGACTCGGTCACCGATCTGGTGGCCCACGACCGGGCGGGGGAGCGGATCCTGGAGGGGCTGCTCGTCGACGCGGAGAAGCGGCTGCACGACGAGGGCATCGCGGGTGAGATCTACCTGTTCAAGAACAACACCGATTCGGCCGGCAACTCGTACGGCTGCCACGAGAACTACCTCGTGTCCCGGCACGGGGAGTTCGGCCGGCTGGCCGACGTGCTGATCCCGTTCCTGGTGACCCGGCAGTTGATCTGCGGGGCGGGCAAGGTGCTGCAGACCCCGCGGGGTGCGGTCTACTGCCTGTCGCAGCGCGCCGAGCACATCTGGGAGGGCGTCTCGTCGGCGACCACCCGCAGCCGGCCGATCATCAACACCCGGGACGAGCCGCACGCGGACGCGGAACGCTACCGCCGGCTGCACGTGATCGTGGGTGACTCGAACATGAACGAGGTCACCACGCTGCTCAAGGTGGGCAGCGCCGACATCGTGCTGCGGATGATCGAGGCCGGGGTGGTGATGCGGGACCTGTCGCTGGAGAACCCGATCCGGGCGATCCGCGAGGTCTCGCACGACATCACCGGGCGGCGCAAGGTGCGGCTCACCTCCGGCAAGGAGGTCAGCGCCCTGGAGATCCAGCAGGAATACCTGGCGAAGGCGACGGAGTTCGTGGAGCGCCGGGGCGGCGACCAGACCGCCAAGCGGGTGGTGGAGCTCTGGGGCCGGGTGCTGCGGGCGGTGGAGACCGGCGACCTGGACCCGGTGGCCCGCGAGATCGACTGGGTGACGAAGCTGAAGTTGATCGAGCGGTACCAGCGCAAGCACGACCTGCCGCTGTCGCATCCTCGGGTGGCGCAGATGGACCTGGCCTATCACGACCTGCGCCGGGGCCGCGGCCTGTACGGGTTGCTGGAGCGGCGGGGCGAGGTGGACCGGGTGGCGACCGACCCGGAGATCTTCGAGGCGAAGGAGACTCCGCCGCAGACCACGCGGGCGCGGCTGCGGGGCGAGTTCATCCGGCACGCGCAGGAGAAGCGGCGTGACTTCACCGTCGACTGGGTGCACCTGAAGCTGAACGACCAGGCGCAGCGCACGGTGCTCTGCAAGGACCCGTTCCGGGCGTACGACGAGCGGGTGGAGCGGTTGATCGCCAGCATGTGA
- a CDS encoding RNA-guided endonuclease InsQ/TnpB family protein, with translation MKIVVQVRLYPDAAQEVALSATLKLCNEGANIASAEAFKRRIHAKRELQRLTYGRLKVLGLSAQPAIQVARKVAGAYATLNGKIRAGNLGQLGSKRRIKAESKPIQFRHDAAQPFDDRCLSWRLADRTVSIWSVRGRLTRVRFGCSPQQYLTLVAHRQGESDLVHRDGKWFLYATCDIPDVEAKEPDGFLGVDLGIANIATVDGGRRYCGKGLNRVRHRNQRLRTKLQRIGTKSAKRLLKARRRKESRFVADTNHRIAKQLVTEAERTGRGIALEDLKGIRDRVRLRRPQRVTLHSWAFYQLARLITYKAARVGIRVVRVDPSYTSQRCSVCGYTARANRSRQSTFRCMSCGFAEHADVNAARNIAARGVADWAAASLPNAA, from the coding sequence GTGAAAATCGTGGTCCAGGTTCGCCTGTATCCGGACGCCGCGCAGGAGGTGGCGCTGTCGGCGACGCTCAAGCTGTGCAACGAAGGTGCGAACATCGCGTCGGCTGAGGCGTTCAAGCGGCGGATTCACGCGAAGCGGGAACTGCAACGACTCACCTACGGCCGTTTGAAGGTCCTCGGCCTGTCGGCTCAGCCCGCGATTCAGGTTGCTCGTAAGGTTGCTGGCGCATACGCCACCTTGAACGGCAAGATCCGCGCCGGCAACCTTGGTCAGCTCGGATCGAAGCGTCGTATCAAGGCAGAATCTAAGCCGATCCAGTTCCGGCATGACGCTGCACAGCCGTTCGATGACCGCTGCCTCTCCTGGCGGCTCGCCGACCGCACCGTGTCGATCTGGTCCGTGAGAGGTCGGTTGACGCGAGTGCGATTCGGCTGCTCGCCGCAGCAGTATCTGACCCTCGTGGCGCACCGACAGGGCGAGTCCGACCTTGTGCATCGTGACGGCAAGTGGTTTCTGTACGCCACCTGCGACATCCCCGACGTCGAGGCGAAAGAGCCGGACGGATTCCTGGGCGTAGACCTGGGTATCGCGAACATTGCCACCGTCGATGGCGGACGCCGGTACTGCGGCAAGGGCTTGAACCGTGTCAGGCACCGTAACCAGCGGCTGCGAACCAAGCTTCAGCGCATCGGCACCAAGTCGGCCAAGCGGTTGTTGAAGGCTCGTCGCCGTAAGGAATCACGGTTCGTGGCCGACACCAACCATCGCATTGCCAAGCAGCTCGTGACCGAGGCCGAACGCACCGGCCGCGGGATCGCACTTGAAGACCTCAAGGGCATCCGTGACCGGGTACGGCTCCGACGGCCCCAGCGGGTCACACTGCATTCGTGGGCGTTCTACCAGCTCGCTCGGTTGATCACTTACAAGGCGGCTCGGGTGGGGATCAGGGTCGTTCGCGTTGATCCGTCGTACACCTCGCAGCGCTGCTCCGTGTGCGGCTATACCGCCAGGGCCAACCGGTCTCGGCAATCGACCTTCCGGTGCATGTCGTGCGGTTTCGCTGAGCACGCCGACGTGAACGCAGCCCGCAACATCGCCGCTCGCGGTGTTGCGGACTGGGCAGCCGCCAGCCTGCCGAACGCGGCGTAA
- a CDS encoding sensor histidine kinase yields MDRAPGLSVRLKFTASYAGFVLLAGALLLTVVWVFLLRYVPEAPTAQPLTGPHAPPLLGSPSRGDLLRAFAPRAAEVTGFLVIFGVLGGWLLAGRMLAPLARITAATRSATVGSLSHRIGMPGRRDELRELADAFDTMLERLESHVAEEQRFASNASHELRTPLAISRALLDVARRDPAHDRDQLVERLYAVNQRAIDLTEALLLLSRGDRADLGREPVDLSLLAEEAAETLLPLAEQRRITLDVTGAAAPTRGSRELLARMVSNLVQNAVVHNLATGGTVTVRTEAGGDAVVLHVENTGQPLPPELVPTLTEPFRRGTDRVRTDGHTGAGLGLAIVRSVVRAHRGTLALTARPAGGLLVTVRLPGRR; encoded by the coding sequence ATGGACAGAGCCCCGGGCCTGAGCGTCCGTCTCAAGTTCACCGCCAGCTACGCCGGCTTCGTGCTGCTCGCCGGGGCGCTCCTGCTCACGGTCGTCTGGGTGTTCCTCCTGCGCTATGTGCCCGAGGCGCCCACCGCGCAGCCGTTGACCGGTCCGCACGCGCCTCCCCTGCTGGGCAGTCCCAGCCGCGGTGACCTGCTACGGGCCTTCGCCCCGCGGGCGGCCGAAGTGACCGGGTTCCTGGTGATCTTCGGGGTGCTGGGCGGATGGCTGCTGGCCGGCCGGATGCTCGCCCCGCTGGCCCGCATCACCGCCGCCACCCGCAGCGCCACCGTCGGGTCGCTCTCCCACCGGATCGGGATGCCCGGCCGCCGCGACGAGCTCCGGGAACTCGCCGACGCCTTCGACACCATGCTCGAACGACTCGAGTCCCACGTCGCGGAGGAACAGCGATTCGCCTCGAACGCCTCCCACGAGCTGCGTACCCCGCTGGCCATCTCCCGGGCGCTGCTCGACGTCGCCCGCCGCGACCCGGCCCACGACCGGGACCAACTCGTCGAGCGCCTGTACGCGGTCAACCAGCGGGCGATCGACCTCACCGAGGCCCTCCTGCTGCTCAGCCGCGGCGACCGGGCCGACCTCGGCCGGGAGCCGGTCGACCTGTCCCTGCTCGCCGAGGAGGCCGCCGAAACGCTGCTGCCGCTGGCCGAACAGCGCCGGATCACCCTGGACGTCACCGGCGCGGCGGCGCCGACCCGCGGCTCCCGGGAACTCCTGGCGCGGATGGTGAGCAACCTCGTGCAGAACGCCGTCGTCCACAACCTCGCGACCGGTGGCACCGTGACGGTCCGCACCGAGGCGGGCGGCGACGCCGTCGTGCTGCACGTCGAGAACACCGGGCAGCCGTTGCCGCCGGAATTGGTACCGACCCTCACCGAACCCTTCCGGCGCGGAACGGACCGCGTGCGCACCGACGGACACACCGGTGCCGGCCTCGGCCTGGCCATCGTGCGCAGCGTCGTCCGGGCCCACCGCGGCACCCTCGCCCTGACCGCCCGACCCGCCGGCGGCCTGCTCGTCACGGTCCGGTTGCCCGGCAGGCGCTAG
- a CDS encoding cation diffusion facilitator family transporter, whose translation MSEAEVKTESVGTVVVAGTANLAIAIAKLVAGLISGSAAMLSEAAHSVADTTTEVLLYLALRRGAKPADTRHPFGYGKESYVWAFLAALFTFVAGAGFAITHGVTTILVHEHSGNYLISYIVLAISFVIEAISLARAARQVRKESRRWRTSPRRFLRLTPDTTVKAVFLEDSAALIGLLIAGVGLGLSELTGDELYDGIASILIGVLLLVVAAILATSNISLLVGRAVPERIHREIERDLAGLPTVDRIDTLMTMQLGPEDILVAAKVDFRDDATGADIEAAADEAERRLTERYPEIAYVFLDPTRSLPGLEGRRARRTQDDGDQEPTAPQP comes from the coding sequence ATGTCGGAAGCGGAAGTCAAGACCGAGAGCGTCGGCACGGTCGTGGTCGCCGGGACGGCCAACCTCGCCATCGCCATCGCCAAGCTGGTCGCCGGCCTGATCTCCGGCTCCGCGGCGATGCTCTCCGAGGCTGCCCACTCGGTCGCCGACACCACCACCGAGGTGCTGCTCTACCTGGCGCTGCGCCGCGGCGCGAAGCCCGCCGACACCCGCCACCCCTTCGGGTACGGCAAGGAGAGCTACGTCTGGGCCTTCCTGGCGGCGCTGTTCACCTTCGTCGCCGGCGCCGGATTCGCCATCACCCACGGCGTCACCACCATCCTCGTGCACGAGCACAGCGGCAACTACCTGATCTCGTACATCGTGCTGGCCATCTCCTTCGTCATCGAGGCCATCTCCCTGGCCCGGGCGGCACGCCAGGTCCGCAAGGAGTCCCGCCGCTGGCGCACCAGCCCCCGCCGGTTCCTGCGGCTCACCCCCGACACCACCGTCAAGGCGGTCTTCCTGGAGGACAGCGCCGCGCTGATCGGCCTGCTCATCGCCGGCGTCGGCCTCGGCCTGTCGGAGCTCACCGGCGACGAGCTCTACGACGGGATCGCCTCCATCCTGATCGGCGTGCTGCTGCTGGTGGTCGCCGCCATCCTCGCCACCAGCAACATCTCCCTGCTGGTCGGTCGGGCGGTGCCCGAGCGGATCCACCGCGAGATCGAACGCGACCTGGCCGGCCTGCCCACCGTCGACCGGATCGACACGCTGATGACCATGCAGCTCGGGCCGGAGGACATCCTGGTCGCCGCCAAGGTCGACTTCCGCGACGACGCCACCGGCGCCGACATCGAGGCCGCCGCCGACGAGGCCGAGCGGCGGCTCACCGAGCGCTACCCGGAGATCGCGTACGTCTTCCTCGACCCCACCCGGTCGCTGCCCGGCCTGGAGGGGCGGCGGGCCCGACGTACCCAGGACGACGGCGACCAGGAGCCGACCGCCCCGCAACCCTGA
- a CDS encoding serine hydrolase domain-containing protein, with product MESNPVRGIGRRRLLTWGGVTAVGVAVAGGPPGAAVGHAAAGPDHPPRHDRIPPDTRPGGAYDRYVARLAAEGRFSGVVLLAHRGRTVLSRAYGLADRERGVPNRTDTAFTLSSAGKPFCAVAVLQLAQQGRLRLTDPVGAHLTGFARDVAEKVTIHHLLSGTSGLNTPDEDVRRIFRSRREVHDYQQRWARRAELVGVPGTPNAFHAGAEAVIPALIVEAVSGQRYWDHVEENVFRRCGMTGSAFFTRPQWLTDRHIAHPYLTLADGSRVDALRHLDQGSPYPYLLGRNPGRAFIDAIGDGGFATAPDLVRFVRALGDGTLLDRPWADVLTAAKIPLGPTTFGTYGPSSEILGGQWAVQRAGGNPGVGANWSSYPDTGWVGVILTNRDDAPLPEMIAREMQAVTGVAPDGDGSGG from the coding sequence ATGGAATCGAATCCGGTACGAGGCATCGGCCGGCGGCGGCTGCTCACCTGGGGTGGCGTGACCGCCGTCGGAGTGGCGGTGGCCGGCGGCCCGCCGGGGGCAGCCGTCGGACATGCCGCCGCGGGCCCGGACCACCCGCCGCGGCACGACCGGATCCCGCCGGACACCCGGCCCGGTGGCGCCTACGACCGGTACGTGGCCCGGCTGGCCGCCGAGGGCAGGTTCTCCGGCGTGGTGCTCCTCGCGCACCGGGGCCGGACGGTGCTGTCGCGCGCCTACGGCCTGGCCGACCGGGAGCGGGGCGTCCCGAACCGAACGGACACGGCCTTCACGCTCAGCTCGGCCGGCAAACCGTTCTGCGCGGTGGCCGTCCTTCAGTTGGCGCAGCAGGGCAGGCTGCGGCTGACCGACCCGGTGGGCGCCCACCTGACCGGCTTCGCCCGCGACGTCGCCGAGAAGGTGACCATCCACCACCTGCTCTCCGGCACCTCCGGGCTGAACACCCCCGACGAGGACGTCCGTCGGATCTTCCGCAGCCGCCGTGAGGTCCACGACTACCAGCAGCGGTGGGCGCGGCGGGCGGAACTGGTGGGTGTGCCCGGCACGCCCAACGCCTTCCACGCCGGCGCGGAGGCCGTCATCCCCGCGCTGATCGTGGAGGCCGTGTCGGGGCAGCGCTACTGGGACCATGTGGAGGAGAACGTCTTCCGGCGCTGCGGCATGACTGGCTCGGCGTTCTTCACCAGGCCGCAGTGGCTCACCGACCGGCATATCGCCCATCCGTACCTGACCCTGGCCGACGGGAGCCGGGTCGACGCCCTGCGCCACCTCGACCAGGGCAGCCCGTACCCGTACCTGCTGGGCCGCAATCCTGGCCGCGCCTTCATCGACGCCATCGGCGACGGCGGTTTCGCCACCGCGCCCGACCTCGTCCGGTTCGTCCGTGCCCTGGGTGACGGCACGCTGCTGGACCGGCCCTGGGCCGACGTGCTCACCGCGGCGAAGATCCCGCTGGGCCCGACCACCTTCGGCACGTACGGACCGTCGTCCGAGATCCTCGGCGGCCAGTGGGCGGTCCAACGTGCCGGCGGCAACCCCGGCGTGGGTGCCAACTGGAGCAGCTATCCGGACACCGGCTGGGTCGGTGTCATCCTCACCAACCGGGACGACGCGCCGCTGCCGGAGATGATCGCGCGGGAGATGCAGGCCGTCACCGGCGTCGCGCCCGACGGCGACGGGTCGGGTGGCTGA
- a CDS encoding ubiquitin-like protein Pup: MAQEGGQTQSGKSTQGEEVDEVTAQANPEVAERHAEITEDVDDLLDEIDSVLEENAEEFVRGYVQKGGQ, translated from the coding sequence ATGGCGCAAGAGGGTGGTCAGACCCAGTCCGGCAAGTCGACCCAGGGCGAGGAGGTCGACGAGGTCACCGCGCAGGCCAATCCCGAGGTGGCGGAGCGGCACGCCGAGATCACCGAGGACGTCGACGACCTGCTCGACGAGATCGACTCGGTCCTGGAGGAGAACGCAGAGGAATTCGTGAGGGGATACGTACAAAAAGGGGGTCAGTGA
- the prcB gene encoding proteasome subunit beta — MAAGFDPSGRLPDVFTNAGTSSFTTFLSRVAPEMLPGRRPLPPGMAADLAPHATTIVAISAAGGVVMAGDRRATMGNLIAQRDIEKVHPADAYSLVGIAGTAGIGIELMRLFQVELEHYEKIEGAMLSLDGKANRLASMIRGNLGAAMQGLAVIPLFAGFDLAASDPARAGRIFSFDVTGGPYEETGYDAIGSGSLFAKSALKKRYRAGISVDDAVRLAVEALYDAADDDTATGGPDLTRRIYPVVMTATAEGTHRLTDAETATIAEGVVAGRMENPGG; from the coding sequence GTGGCAGCGGGCTTCGATCCATCCGGGCGTCTACCAGATGTGTTCACCAACGCGGGGACGTCCTCCTTCACCACGTTCCTGAGCAGGGTGGCTCCCGAGATGCTGCCCGGCCGTCGGCCGCTGCCGCCGGGCATGGCCGCCGACCTGGCGCCGCACGCCACCACCATCGTGGCCATCTCGGCCGCCGGTGGTGTGGTGATGGCCGGCGACCGGCGCGCCACCATGGGCAACCTGATCGCCCAGCGCGACATCGAGAAGGTGCATCCGGCCGACGCGTACTCCCTGGTCGGCATCGCGGGCACCGCGGGCATCGGCATCGAGCTGATGCGACTGTTCCAGGTGGAGCTGGAGCACTACGAGAAGATCGAGGGCGCGATGCTCTCGCTGGACGGCAAGGCCAACCGGCTGGCCTCGATGATCCGGGGCAACCTCGGCGCGGCGATGCAGGGCCTCGCGGTGATCCCGCTCTTCGCCGGTTTCGACCTGGCGGCGAGCGACCCGGCCCGGGCCGGACGGATCTTCAGCTTCGACGTCACCGGCGGCCCGTACGAGGAGACCGGCTACGACGCGATCGGTTCGGGTTCGCTCTTCGCGAAGTCGGCGCTGAAGAAGCGCTACCGCGCCGGGATCTCCGTCGACGACGCCGTCCGGCTGGCCGTCGAGGCGCTCTACGACGCGGCGGACGACGACACCGCGACCGGTGGTCCGGACCTGACCCGCCGGATCTACCCGGTGGTGATGACCGCGACCGCGGAGGGCACCCACCGGCTCACCGACGCCGAGACGGCGACGATCGCCGAGGGCGTCGTCGCCGGCCGGATGGAGAACCCGGGCGGCTGA